The sequence CCCGGCGAGAGCCGGATGCCGGTCCGGTCCCCGCCGACCGCCTCGACGGTCGCGGCCGCGGCCTCGACGGCGAAGCGGATGCGGTGCGCGATCGGGCCGCCGTAGCCGTCGGTGCGCAGGTTGGCGTTGGACGACAGGAACTGCGAGATCAGATAGCCGTTCGCGCCGTGCAGTTCGACGCCGTCGAAGCCCGCATCGACGGCGCGGCGGGCCGCGTCGGCGTACGACCGGGCCTGCTCGGGCACTTCGGCGGTCTCCAGGGCGCGCGGCACCGGGGCGGGCTGCGGGCCGGTCGGGGTGAACACGTCGCCGGCCGCGGCGACCGCGGACGGGCCGATCGGCTGGGTGCCGATGGTGTCGGGGTGCGAGACACGGCCGCCGTGCATGATCTGGGCGAAGAGCCGTCCGCCGTTGGCGTGCACCGCGCCGGTCACCTCGCGCCAGGAGGCCACCTGCGCGTCGGTGTGCAGCCCCGGGGTGCCCGGGTTGGACTGCCCGATCGCGTTCGGCTGCACCCCCTCGGTCACGATCAGCCCGGCGCTGGCCCGCTGCGCGTAGTAGGCCGCCATCGACGGCGTGGCCAGCCCGCCCGCGGCGGCCCTGACCCGGGTCATCGGGGCCATCACCGTGCGGTTGGGCAGGGTCAGGGCGCCGAGCCGGTAGCTGCTGAAAAGGGTCGTCACGTCGGGACTCCTTCGCGGTCCACGGGCCCGGACCTCGGGCCCGTCGATTACGCTAGAACCTGACATTGACGTCAGAGGCAAGTTCTGTTGCGCACGCCACACCCGCGGTACGCGCGGGGCGGGGCGCGGCGGAACACGGTGCGAATACGCGGTGAGCGGTACGCGGTCGGGAGGAACAGGGTGCGGATCGGGGAACTCGCGGCGAGGTCCGGCGTCAGCGTCCGGTCGGTGCGCTACTACGAGGAGCAGGGGCTGCTCAGCAGCACCCGCAGCGCCAGTGGGCAGCGGCACTACACGGACCACGAGGTCGAGCGGGTCGCGTTCATCCAGCGGCTCTACGCCGGGGGCCTGTCCAGCCGCACCATCCTGGAGCTGCTGCCCTGCGCGGACGCCCCCAGCGAGCGGAACTCCGACGTCGCGCTGGAGCGGATGGCGCAGGAGCGCGACCGGCTCTCGGCGCACATCGCCGACCTCGTACGGACCCGCGCGGCGCTCGACGGGCTCATCGTCACGGCGCGGGAGTACCGCGACCAGTTGCGGACGGCGGGCGCGGGCGCGCCGGTGGCCTGCTGACGGGTGACCCGGGGTTCGTGCCCGGGGGCCCGTTCGGGCTTCCCGTGACCGGCGTTGCCCGTCGGGCGGTCGGATGATCGGGTCGGGCGGTGAGCGGCGGTGAGCGGCGGTGAGCGGCGGTGAGTGGCCGTGGCGGCGGTGAGCGGCGGTGAGTGGCCGTGGCGGCGGCGCGCCCGGCCGGGCGTACGGGTGCCCCGCCGGGCGCGCCGCGCCCCCTTCCCCCCGCCCCCCGATCCCCCCGACCGGAGGCGACCGCCCCGCCCATGAGCGACGGGGCGGCCCCGTCACCCCCGGTGGTCCCGTTCCGGCGCGTGGGGCGACGAGCCCGCGAGCGGGGTCGAGTCGACGTACCGGACCTCGTAGCTGCGCTCCGTGAACCTCCAGCCGTCCGGGGTGCGCCGGTAGCGGTCGTGGTAGATCGAGTAGTTCAGGTGGGAGCTGCCGTCGCGCATCCGCCCGAGCTCCGAGACGTAGGAGCGGCCCGTGGCGGTGTCGCCGTCGATCCGGATCGTGCCGGGGTGCACGTTCTGGATGAAGTACTCCCAGTTGGCCTGCAACCGCTCGATCCCGGCGCGGATCGCCTCGCGGCCGGTGAACTCGATGTGGCCGTCGGGGATGCGCCACACCCCGTCGGCGGTGAAGAGCGCCGCGAAGCGGTCGTAGTCGCCGGTCGTCCCCGCGTCGGTGAACTCACCGCGCAGCGCGTCGATCGCGCAGCGGTCGACGATGGTCGGGACATCGGTCATCGGGACATCGGTCATCGGGATGTCGGTCATCGGATTTCCTCCTTGTCGGTCGGGGCCGCCGCCGGCCGCGAGGGGCCGGTCACCAGGCGTACGGGCCGAACCGGCCCCAGGCGACGAGCGCGGCGAGCAGCAGGATGACGGCGGTCACGGCCACGCCGGGCGGCTCCTTGCGGCGGACGTGCGTGGCGCCGGCCAGCGCCATCATGACCGCCAGCCCGGTCGCGGCGGCCGGGGTCAGTTCGGGGGCGATGCCGCTCGCGGCCGGGGCGATCAGCCCGACCGCGCCGAGCAGTCCCATCGCGCCGATGAACCGTACCGTCGGCGGGGAGAAGTCCTCGGCCCACGGAAACCAGCCGAGCAGCCGGTCCCTCGGCTGGGTGGCCTTGACCAGCCCGGACATGGCGAACGAGGCGGCGAGTACCGCCTGGACCACCCACAGGAACGCGTTCATCAGGTCTCCCCCGTGTGATGCGGTGTGCTTC comes from Streptomyces sp. NBC_00448 and encodes:
- a CDS encoding alkene reductase, which encodes MTTLFSSYRLGALTLPNRTVMAPMTRVRAAAGGLATPSMAAYYAQRASAGLIVTEGVQPNAIGQSNPGTPGLHTDAQVASWREVTGAVHANGGRLFAQIMHGGRVSHPDTIGTQPIGPSAVAAAGDVFTPTGPQPAPVPRALETAEVPEQARSYADAARRAVDAGFDGVELHGANGYLISQFLSSNANLRTDGYGGPIAHRIRFAVEAAAATVEAVGGDRTGIRLSPGADFWGVRDTDVPELYTALLSELARIGVGYVHLEATADEEVLIALRRAWSGPLIMNPVLPMGPKQTGRDDADRWLGLGADLISFGRAFIANPDLVERLRAGLPIAPVDEATYYQGGDAGYLTYAAHQYTA
- a CDS encoding MerR family transcriptional regulator, with the protein product MRIGELAARSGVSVRSVRYYEEQGLLSSTRSASGQRHYTDHEVERVAFIQRLYAGGLSSRTILELLPCADAPSERNSDVALERMAQERDRLSAHIADLVRTRAALDGLIVTAREYRDQLRTAGAGAPVAC
- a CDS encoding nuclear transport factor 2 family protein; amino-acid sequence: MTDIPMTDVPMTDVPTIVDRCAIDALRGEFTDAGTTGDYDRFAALFTADGVWRIPDGHIEFTGREAIRAGIERLQANWEYFIQNVHPGTIRIDGDTATGRSYVSELGRMRDGSSHLNYSIYHDRYRRTPDGWRFTERSYEVRYVDSTPLAGSSPHAPERDHRG
- a CDS encoding DoxX family protein; the protein is MNAFLWVVQAVLAASFAMSGLVKATQPRDRLLGWFPWAEDFSPPTVRFIGAMGLLGAVGLIAPAASGIAPELTPAAATGLAVMMALAGATHVRRKEPPGVAVTAVILLLAALVAWGRFGPYAW